Proteins co-encoded in one Flavivirga eckloniae genomic window:
- a CDS encoding sulfite exporter TauE/SafE family protein has protein sequence MDTTLLLGYIGALIVGLVLGLIGGGGSILTVPLLVYLLGYNPVVATAYSLFVVGTSSMVGTYQKHKKGLVDFKTGLAFSFPSFIAVYLSRRYLVPGIPDTLFSFGEYTLTKEMGIMIFFAIIMVLASFSMIKKEKKNGTTLPSQPYYKTFIQGLIIGTVTGIIGAGGGFLYVPALVVWANIPMKKAVGTSLIIVTINSLIGFIGDVQTLEIEWPFLLFFTLISIIGIIIGVFLSKFISGKKLKKSFGIFVLIMAVYIIYKESAM, from the coding sequence ATGGATACCACATTACTCTTAGGATATATTGGCGCATTAATTGTCGGGCTCGTTTTAGGTCTAATTGGCGGCGGTGGCTCTATACTCACTGTGCCTTTATTAGTATATCTTCTGGGTTATAATCCCGTTGTTGCAACGGCATACTCGCTTTTTGTAGTAGGCACGTCCTCTATGGTAGGCACGTATCAAAAACATAAAAAAGGATTAGTAGATTTTAAAACAGGGTTGGCATTTTCGTTCCCATCATTTATTGCTGTTTATTTATCCAGACGCTATCTAGTACCAGGCATTCCTGATACCCTTTTTAGTTTTGGTGAATATACGCTTACCAAAGAAATGGGGATTATGATATTTTTTGCCATAATTATGGTACTCGCCTCCTTTTCCATGATAAAAAAGGAAAAAAAGAACGGTACAACATTACCTTCTCAACCATATTATAAAACATTTATTCAAGGTTTAATTATTGGAACAGTAACCGGTATTATTGGTGCTGGCGGCGGATTTTTATATGTGCCCGCGCTGGTAGTTTGGGCAAATATTCCAATGAAAAAAGCCGTAGGAACTTCATTAATTATTGTAACCATTAATTCTCTAATTGGCTTTATTGGAGATGTTCAAACATTAGAAATTGAATGGCCATTTCTCCTTTTCTTTACACTTATTTCCATAATAGGAATTATTATAGGTGTATTTCTATCAAAATTTATAAGTGGAAAGAAACTTAAAAAAAGCTTTGGCATTTTTGTTTTAATAATGGCTGTTTATATTATTTATAAAGAAAGTGCTATGTGA
- a CDS encoding DUF6691 family protein: protein MKYLKFLLVGIFFGIVLVKSEAVSWYRIYEMFRFQSFHMYGIIGTAIATGVLFLQISKKGIIKSIKGADIFVPKKEKGITRYIIGGTIFGLGWALIGACPGPMYILLGTGVYSMIIVIVAALLGTFIYGVLKDKLPH from the coding sequence ATGAAATATTTAAAATTTTTATTAGTAGGGATTTTCTTTGGCATTGTTCTGGTAAAATCTGAAGCCGTTTCGTGGTACAGAATATATGAGATGTTTCGTTTTCAATCGTTTCATATGTATGGCATTATAGGAACAGCCATCGCTACTGGAGTCTTATTTCTTCAAATTTCAAAAAAAGGTATTATAAAAAGTATTAAAGGCGCCGATATTTTTGTTCCTAAAAAAGAAAAAGGAATTACAAGATACATTATTGGAGGTACTATTTTTGGGCTGGGCTGGGCGCTTATTGGTGCTTGTCCTGGACCTATGTACATATTACTAGGTACTGGTGTATATAGTATGATTATAGTTATTGTAGCGGCCCTTTTAGGTACATTTATTTACGGTGTTTTAAAAGATAAACTTCCTCATTAA
- a CDS encoding YeeE/YedE family protein yields the protein MEYILNPWPWYITGPLIALVMALLLYFGKTFGMSSNLRTMCSIMGAGKAATFFNFNWKEQKWNLMVVLGAIIGGFIATEYLSNDSATDLNPTTIVELQNMGFEDSGTTLVPNEMYSIEALTSTKGLLLLILGGLLVGFGTRYAGGCTSGHAITGLSSLQKPSLIAVIGFFIGGLIMTNFILPLIF from the coding sequence ATGGAATACATTTTAAACCCCTGGCCGTGGTATATTACTGGACCACTCATTGCCTTAGTTATGGCATTACTACTCTATTTTGGTAAAACATTTGGTATGTCTTCTAATTTAAGGACTATGTGCTCCATTATGGGAGCAGGAAAAGCTGCCACTTTTTTTAACTTTAATTGGAAAGAACAAAAATGGAACCTAATGGTTGTTCTAGGCGCCATAATTGGTGGTTTTATAGCAACAGAATATTTATCAAACGATAGTGCAACTGATTTAAATCCAACAACCATTGTAGAACTTCAAAATATGGGGTTTGAAGATTCAGGCACTACGCTAGTCCCTAATGAAATGTATAGTATAGAAGCTTTAACCTCTACAAAAGGGTTACTTCTTTTAATTTTAGGAGGTTTACTAGTTGGCTTTGGTACACGTTATGCTGGTGGTTGCACATCCGGACATGCTATAACAGGGCTTAGTAGTTTGCAAAAGCCATCCTTAATTGCTGTTATTGGCTTTTTTATTGGCGGACTAATTATGACTAATTTTATTTTACCTCTAATTTTTTAA
- a CDS encoding Crp/Fnr family transcriptional regulator, whose protein sequence is MEKELLYQKFGHIFDDALINEIEKVGSIKTFSKDDIIIDINQPLQYIPLLLSGNIKILREDNEGNELLIYFLEAGETCTMSLTCCMGTFKSKIRAVAEKDSSLIMVPVQKMQKWFHNNESWRNFILESYQTRFDEMLEAIDNLAFMKMDERLYKYLINKVKLHTSNTIIVKHQDIAEDLHTSRVVISRLLKQFENEKKIKLSRNKIEVL, encoded by the coding sequence ATGGAAAAGGAGTTACTATATCAAAAGTTCGGACATATTTTCGATGATGCCTTAATAAATGAAATCGAAAAAGTTGGTTCTATAAAAACATTTTCGAAAGATGATATTATTATAGATATCAACCAACCACTACAATATATACCTCTTTTATTGAGTGGGAACATAAAAATACTTCGAGAAGATAATGAAGGTAACGAATTACTTATCTATTTCTTAGAAGCTGGAGAAACCTGTACCATGTCGCTTACCTGTTGTATGGGTACTTTTAAAAGTAAAATTAGAGCTGTAGCTGAAAAAGATTCCAGCCTTATTATGGTACCTGTTCAAAAAATGCAAAAATGGTTTCATAATAATGAAAGTTGGCGCAATTTTATATTGGAAAGCTATCAAACACGGTTTGATGAAATGTTGGAAGCCATAGATAATCTTGCTTTCATGAAAATGGATGAACGCCTCTACAAATATTTAATTAATAAGGTTAAACTTCACACGTCTAATACCATTATTGTAAAGCATCAAGATATTGCTGAAGATTTACATACCTCGCGTGTTGTTATTTCTCGACTTTTAAAGCAATTTGAAAACGAAAAGAAAATAAAACTCAGCAGAAATAAGATTGAAGTTTTATAA
- a CDS encoding outer membrane protein has product MKQKLVLTFLLVFSIKSFSQDSKFSVVANYPIAIGDNFLGQNYNGLVDLGAKYIFSENEIVNIGASINFGFFQNSKSGATDLNQLFDVKIFPIQPRIFAELNIPNLEKFHPQIGLGYSIVIFNANWAENRNADLPADIDDNENGFNINIGLSYDLTNKLFLQAQYDFIKIGVEDGVPDTSYNTNINILKFGIGLKI; this is encoded by the coding sequence ATGAAACAAAAATTAGTATTGACATTTTTATTGGTTTTTTCAATAAAATCATTTTCACAAGATTCAAAATTTAGTGTTGTGGCTAATTATCCGATTGCAATAGGCGACAATTTTTTAGGACAGAATTACAATGGATTAGTTGACCTTGGAGCCAAATATATATTTTCGGAAAATGAAATAGTGAATATAGGAGCTTCTATAAACTTTGGTTTTTTTCAAAATTCAAAATCTGGCGCTACCGACTTAAATCAACTTTTTGACGTAAAAATTTTCCCGATACAACCTCGAATCTTTGCTGAACTCAATATTCCGAATTTAGAAAAATTTCACCCTCAAATTGGATTAGGATATTCAATAGTAATCTTTAATGCAAATTGGGCGGAAAATAGAAATGCAGATTTGCCTGCTGACATTGACGATAATGAGAATGGTTTTAATATTAATATTGGACTATCCTATGATTTGACTAACAAATTATTCCTGCAAGCACAATATGACTTTATAAAAATTGGAGTTGAGGATGGAGTTCCCGACACAAGTTACAATACGAATATTAATATTTTGAAATTTGGAATTGGATTGAAAATATAA
- a CDS encoding phospholipase D-like domain-containing protein, whose protein sequence is MKLADLTIESIKEFISGDNGLTPSLSGPNILKLFNQVGFKDVYKYQDGGMPKSLSRNAYVLEKLYEINGTKEMIRLIEIVFDPRYFAKDNSKDISTAVEKINPLIIQDGYRLEELDGKFKIIGADLPEEIEVEIHFEEIQAQIIEQIRNAKFSIWVAVAWFTDKILAKELYLKQKEGLNVRIVVLDDDINKKYGFNYEKHFDAKRVPKKGIYENIMHHKFCVIDLKTVIHGSYNWTNKARWNKETISIDQSRELADKFVSEFIKLTK, encoded by the coding sequence ATGAAACTAGCAGACCTGACAATTGAAAGTATCAAAGAGTTTATCTCTGGAGATAATGGATTAACGCCAAGTCTTAGCGGTCCAAATATTTTGAAACTTTTCAATCAAGTAGGCTTTAAAGATGTCTACAAGTATCAGGATGGTGGAATGCCTAAATCGTTAAGCAGAAATGCTTACGTTTTAGAAAAGCTATATGAAATAAATGGAACGAAAGAAATGATCAGGTTAATAGAAATAGTTTTTGACCCTAGATATTTTGCGAAGGACAATTCTAAAGACATTAGTACTGCAGTTGAAAAAATTAATCCACTAATCATTCAAGACGGATATCGATTAGAGGAATTGGATGGAAAGTTCAAAATCATTGGAGCTGACCTTCCAGAAGAAATAGAAGTAGAAATACATTTTGAAGAAATACAAGCACAAATAATTGAGCAAATTAGAAACGCTAAGTTTTCTATCTGGGTAGCTGTTGCGTGGTTTACAGATAAGATTTTGGCAAAGGAGCTTTACTTGAAACAAAAGGAAGGGTTAAACGTCCGAATTGTCGTCTTAGACGATGATATTAATAAGAAATATGGCTTCAATTATGAAAAACATTTTGATGCCAAACGAGTACCTAAAAAAGGGATTTATGAAAATATAATGCATCATAAATTTTGCGTAATTGATCTAAAAACAGTGATTCACGGATCATATAATTGGACAAACAAGGCAAGATGGAATAAGGAGACCATCTCAATTGACCAAAGTCGAGAGTTAGCAGACAAATTTGTTTCAGAATTTATTAAGTTAACAAAATGA
- a CDS encoding integrase core domain-containing protein: MPWKATTTMEQKIEFICEWRTGKYTITELCKNFGISRPTAYKLISRFENQGYDGLKEQSRAPREHPNATGENIVKAIIKLKAKYPRWGAKKIRILLFNDFNKEIVPSVVTVHNILKKNGLVCPQKRMRRVKPVFPIFDPKSCNEVWSADYKGKFLMGNKIYCHPLTIADSKSRFLFTAKGHYKENLKSAKTEFTKVFRKYGMPKQIHTDNGSPFGSVRAIQRYTQLSYWFIELGITPVFSDPAHPEQNGRHERMHRDLKAACARPSAYDLKAQQRRLNHFVKEYNHIRPHEALGMKTPASVHNFETRPFPEKTPLFDYDLDHKVLKVTQNGAIRWRSYYWVYLTSALKGKYVGIQNLGNGIWKVFYRNVFLGFFNENELRNKKTNIRLETNLV, encoded by the coding sequence ATGCCTTGGAAAGCAACTACAACTATGGAACAAAAAATTGAATTTATCTGTGAATGGAGAACTGGGAAATATACCATCACAGAATTATGCAAAAACTTTGGAATCTCAAGACCAACAGCCTACAAGCTGATTTCCAGATTCGAAAATCAAGGTTATGACGGTCTAAAAGAGCAGTCAAGAGCACCCAGAGAACATCCTAACGCTACGGGTGAGAATATTGTTAAAGCTATTATTAAATTAAAGGCTAAATATCCACGTTGGGGAGCTAAAAAAATCAGAATACTTTTGTTTAACGATTTCAATAAAGAAATAGTTCCTTCTGTGGTTACTGTCCACAACATACTCAAGAAAAATGGTCTGGTCTGTCCTCAAAAACGAATGAGAAGGGTCAAACCTGTGTTCCCTATTTTCGACCCCAAATCATGTAATGAAGTATGGAGTGCAGATTATAAAGGAAAGTTTTTAATGGGCAATAAGATCTATTGTCACCCGCTAACCATTGCAGATTCCAAAAGTCGTTTTTTGTTTACGGCTAAAGGGCATTATAAGGAAAACTTAAAGTCTGCTAAAACTGAGTTTACAAAGGTCTTTAGAAAGTATGGTATGCCTAAACAAATCCATACAGATAACGGTAGCCCCTTTGGTTCTGTAAGAGCCATCCAACGCTATACCCAACTCTCTTATTGGTTTATTGAACTTGGGATTACCCCTGTGTTTTCTGACCCTGCCCACCCTGAGCAAAACGGAAGGCACGAACGCATGCACCGTGACTTAAAGGCGGCATGTGCCAGACCTTCTGCTTATGATCTAAAAGCCCAACAACGCAGATTAAACCATTTTGTAAAGGAATATAATCACATAAGACCCCATGAGGCTTTAGGCATGAAAACACCCGCTTCTGTCCATAATTTTGAGACCAGACCTTTTCCCGAAAAAACACCTCTCTTTGATTATGATTTAGACCATAAAGTTCTTAAAGTAACTCAAAACGGAGCTATCAGATGGAGGTCCTATTATTGGGTATATTTAACAAGTGCTCTAAAAGGTAAATATGTAGGAATCCAAAATCTTGGTAACGGTATTTGGAAAGTGTTTTACAGAAACGTATTTTTAGGTTTCTTTAATGAAAATGAATTAAGAAATAAAAAAACTAACATAAGGTTAGAAACTAATTTAGTGTAA
- a CDS encoding DUF3291 domain-containing protein translates to MKNKHLAQYNIIRLKDELDSPIIKEFKDFLAPVNLLAEESDGFIWRLKDESGTSATDLETPYEDKLIFVNMSVWKNYESLSEYTYKTVHSYFLKSRKKWSNEIEGHKAVMWYINKDHIPTIFEAKEKLDLLNKNGSSPIAFNMSEIYDEFGERYKK, encoded by the coding sequence ATGAAAAATAAACATCTTGCTCAATATAATATCATCAGATTAAAAGACGAATTAGACTCTCCAATTATAAAAGAATTTAAAGATTTTCTTGCGCCAGTTAACTTATTAGCTGAAGAAAGTGATGGATTTATTTGGAGACTTAAAGATGAAAGTGGTACAAGTGCAACAGATTTAGAGACACCTTATGAAGATAAATTGATTTTTGTGAATATGTCTGTTTGGAAAAATTATGAATCCTTAAGTGAATATACTTATAAAACTGTTCATAGTTATTTTCTTAAAAGCAGAAAAAAATGGTCAAATGAAATAGAAGGACATAAAGCGGTAATGTGGTATATAAATAAAGATCATATTCCAACTATATTTGAGGCCAAAGAAAAGTTGGATTTACTTAATAAAAATGGATCAAGTCCAATCGCTTTCAATATGTCAGAAATATATGATGAATTTGGTGAGCGATATAAAAAATAA
- a CDS encoding DUF6463 family protein: MNITNGKILLYTGIVHFLLGISPFAFGKQFLEFANKLFFKISEGLFEFPLLNGQMNYENFAAFWFVYFGLLLIPIGFLIDYIEKTTQNISSKFIWSYLIVVLIGVYMIPFSGMTFIMLPHAIYMTIQKRTHNNVYEK, from the coding sequence ATGAACATAACTAACGGAAAAATATTGTTATATACAGGAATTGTTCATTTTTTATTAGGCATTTCCCCATTTGCATTTGGCAAACAGTTTCTAGAATTTGCAAATAAACTATTTTTCAAAATTAGTGAAGGACTTTTTGAATTCCCTTTACTAAATGGGCAAATGAATTATGAAAATTTTGCCGCATTTTGGTTTGTTTATTTTGGACTATTATTAATCCCAATTGGTTTTTTAATTGACTACATTGAAAAAACTACTCAAAATATATCAAGTAAATTTATTTGGTCATATTTAATTGTGGTCTTGATTGGAGTATATATGATACCATTTTCTGGAATGACATTTATTATGTTACCTCACGCAATTTATATGACAATTCAAAAACGAACACACAACAATGTATATGAAAAATAG
- a CDS encoding Crp/Fnr family transcriptional regulator yields the protein MNEIIDKIAFNYSNLEKETISSWETNSKIIEYKKGEQIVKEEQQRHKLFYVIKGSLKAYYINDDKKIIDWFAFKNEFITSSTSFLTDEPSLHYIETMEDCVILVTEKNKE from the coding sequence TTGAATGAAATAATTGATAAAATAGCTTTTAATTATAGTAACCTTGAAAAAGAAACAATTTCAAGTTGGGAAACTAACAGTAAAATAATTGAATACAAAAAAGGTGAACAGATTGTAAAAGAAGAGCAACAAAGACATAAATTATTTTATGTAATAAAAGGGTCTTTAAAAGCGTATTACATCAATGATGACAAGAAAATTATAGATTGGTTTGCTTTTAAAAATGAATTTATCACTTCAAGTACTAGCTTTCTAACAGACGAGCCAAGTCTTCATTATATTGAAACTATGGAAGATTGCGTTATTCTTGTAACCGAAAAGAATAAAGAATAA
- a CDS encoding GNAT family N-acetyltransferase: MIEVKKADNSTEFKIIEKLAIEILHEVYDPIIPSEHTDYFLTEFQSESAIGKQIKNEDFSYFLLNFDTKNVGYLGIQKLNKILILSKLYILESFRGLKIGKTALEYVNGFATDNGIEKIELIVNQQNQNTIDIYIKNGFKIVESIINSFPNGHSVEDYKMEKILISK, encoded by the coding sequence ATGATTGAGGTTAAAAAAGCTGATAATTCGACCGAATTTAAAATCATAGAAAAATTGGCGATTGAAATTTTACACGAAGTTTATGACCCAATAATTCCATCTGAACATACAGATTATTTCTTAACAGAATTTCAATCCGAAAGTGCAATCGGAAAGCAAATTAAGAATGAAGATTTCAGCTATTTTCTCTTAAATTTTGATACAAAAAATGTTGGATATTTAGGAATTCAAAAACTGAATAAAATATTGATTTTGAGCAAACTCTATATTTTGGAATCATTTCGTGGACTGAAAATCGGAAAGACAGCGTTGGAATATGTTAACGGATTTGCAACGGATAACGGAATTGAGAAAATTGAACTAATTGTAAACCAACAAAATCAGAATACAATTGACATTTATATAAAAAACGGATTTAAAATAGTGGAATCGATTATAAACTCATTCCCGAATGGACATTCTGTTGAGGATTATAAAATGGAAAAAATATTGATTTCGAAATAA
- a CDS encoding pentapeptide repeat-containing protein, with product MEQDILTYSKLQEKLDLNEDLQRSDFDKIISMLTIEKDDTWIYNGEIYSEEVELKNLKFRNLKLNFLNLSGFDFSGSEFQNVEFSDCILVRSIFDKVKMVDCKFERCNFTFTYLTNSNFVNTLFKNLDCYCSYFKWLDLKNCEWHYLNFRSHMLGNTDFSDCSWRDVRFLGNGEFTGLTFPKGYENSDDHESDFVYKK from the coding sequence ATGGAACAAGACATTCTGACATACAGCAAGCTTCAAGAAAAATTAGATCTAAATGAAGATCTACAAAGATCGGATTTTGATAAAATAATTTCAATGTTAACAATTGAAAAAGATGACACTTGGATTTACAATGGTGAAATTTATTCTGAAGAAGTCGAGCTCAAGAATTTGAAATTTAGAAATTTAAAATTGAATTTTCTGAACCTTTCTGGGTTTGATTTTAGTGGATCTGAATTTCAAAATGTTGAATTTAGTGATTGTATACTTGTTAGATCTATATTTGACAAAGTGAAAATGGTAGATTGCAAATTCGAGCGATGTAATTTTACCTTTACATATTTGACCAATTCCAATTTTGTTAACACTTTGTTCAAGAATTTAGATTGTTATTGCAGTTATTTTAAATGGTTAGATCTAAAAAATTGTGAATGGCACTATTTGAATTTTCGTTCTCATATGCTAGGTAATACTGATTTTTCAGATTGCTCTTGGAGAGATGTTAGATTTTTAGGTAATGGAGAATTCACAGGTTTAACTTTTCCTAAAGGTTATGAAAATTCGGATGACCATGAAAGTGATTTTGTATATAAAAAATGA
- a CDS encoding SMP-30/gluconolactonase/LRE family protein, whose translation MKKILNTKSIFISLTLLGLISCISEKLELTKLNFEKDLIPEGIAIDGNSKKMYLNSLKSNKIVSSSLDGNNHKTFLETNKYNYLAGFGMTIKGDTLYALGNSLTADKNESILLLLQLSSGSLIDSYSIEDSSFHYLNDLAVSSNNEIFITDSESNKIYKIQRPSKTMEVYLDSEKIPNSNGITISNNDEYLYLASGNGICVVNRKSKKIINEPKENYSGIDGLKFYKNNLYGIVNGWRDKSKNGLFRFDLNKARTEILRSEKIVEFTNSFKTPTTFDIFDGNIYFVINTQMGNFDGNTNKILDLKKLESYKMMKIKAE comes from the coding sequence ATGAAAAAAATCCTAAATACTAAGTCAATTTTTATATCCTTGACTTTATTGGGACTCATTTCTTGTATAAGTGAAAAATTGGAATTGACTAAACTGAATTTTGAAAAAGATTTAATACCAGAAGGTATCGCCATCGACGGCAATTCAAAAAAAATGTATCTAAACAGTCTAAAAAGCAATAAAATTGTAAGCAGTTCGCTCGACGGTAATAATCATAAAACTTTTCTAGAGACTAACAAATATAACTATTTAGCTGGTTTTGGAATGACAATAAAAGGAGACACTTTATATGCTCTTGGCAATAGTCTTACAGCAGATAAAAATGAATCAATACTTTTACTTCTGCAGCTTTCCTCAGGGAGTCTTATCGACTCCTACTCAATTGAGGACTCGAGTTTTCACTATTTAAATGATTTAGCCGTTAGTTCAAATAATGAAATTTTCATAACCGATTCAGAAAGCAATAAAATCTATAAAATTCAAAGGCCAAGTAAAACCATGGAAGTCTATTTGGATTCTGAAAAGATTCCCAACTCAAACGGAATTACTATCTCCAATAATGATGAATATTTGTATTTAGCATCAGGCAACGGAATTTGTGTTGTCAACAGAAAATCGAAAAAAATAATAAATGAACCCAAAGAAAATTATTCAGGTATAGATGGTTTAAAATTTTACAAAAATAATCTATATGGAATCGTGAATGGCTGGAGAGATAAATCAAAAAATGGATTGTTTAGATTTGACCTTAACAAAGCTCGAACCGAAATTCTGAGAAGTGAAAAAATTGTTGAGTTCACGAATAGTTTTAAAACTCCAACCACTTTTGACATCTTCGACGGAAACATTTACTTCGTAATTAACACCCAAATGGGTAATTTTGATGGGAACACAAATAAGATTCTGGACTTAAAAAAGTTGGAATCTTATAAAATGATGAAAATCAAGGCGGAATAA
- a CDS encoding integrase core domain-containing protein, with product MPWKATTTMEQKIEFICEWRTGKYTITELCKNFEISRPTAYKLISRFENQGYDGLKEQSRAPREHPNATGENIVKAIIKLKAKYPRWGAKKIRILLFNDFNKEIVPSVVTVHNILKKNGLVCPQKRMRRVKPVFPIFDPKSCNEVWSADYKGKFLMGNKIYCHPLTIADSKSRFLFTAKGHYKENLKSAKTEFTKVFRKYGMPKQIHTDNGSPFGSVRAIQRYTQLSYWFIELGITPVFSDPAHPEQNGRHERMHRDLKAACARPSAYDLKAQQRRLNHFVKEYNHIRPHEALGMKTPASVHNFETRPFPEKTPLFDYDLDHKVLKVTQNGAIRWRSYYWVYLTSALKGKYVGIQNLGNGIWKVFYRNVFLGFFNENELRNKKTNIRLETNLV from the coding sequence ATGCCTTGGAAAGCAACTACAACTATGGAACAAAAAATTGAATTTATCTGTGAATGGAGAACTGGGAAATATACCATCACAGAATTATGCAAAAACTTTGAAATCTCAAGACCAACAGCCTACAAGCTGATTTCCAGATTCGAAAATCAAGGTTATGACGGTCTAAAAGAGCAGTCAAGAGCACCCAGGGAACATCCTAACGCTACGGGTGAGAATATTGTTAAAGCTATTATTAAATTAAAGGCTAAATATCCACGTTGGGGAGCTAAAAAAATCAGAATACTTTTGTTTAACGATTTCAATAAAGAAATAGTTCCTTCTGTGGTTACTGTCCACAACATACTCAAGAAAAATGGTCTGGTCTGTCCTCAAAAACGAATGAGAAGGGTCAAACCTGTGTTCCCTATTTTCGACCCCAAATCATGTAATGAAGTATGGAGTGCAGATTATAAAGGAAAGTTTTTAATGGGCAATAAGATCTATTGTCACCCGCTAACCATTGCAGATTCCAAAAGTCGTTTTTTGTTTACGGCTAAAGGGCATTATAAGGAAAACTTAAAGTCTGCTAAAACTGAGTTTACAAAGGTCTTTAGAAAGTATGGTATGCCTAAACAAATCCATACAGATAACGGTAGCCCCTTTGGTTCTGTAAGAGCCATCCAACGCTATACCCAACTCTCTTATTGGTTTATTGAACTTGGGATTACCCCTGTGTTTTCTGACCCTGCCCACCCTGAGCAAAACGGAAGGCACGAACGCATGCACCGTGACTTAAAGGCGGCATGTGCCAGACCTTCTGCTTATGATCTAAAAGCCCAACAACGCAGATTAAACCATTTTGTAAAGGAATATAATCACATAAGACCCCATGAGGCTTTAGGCATGAAAACACCCGCTTCTGTCCATAATTTTGAGACCAGACCTTTTCCCGAAAAAACACCTCTCTTTGATTATGATTTAGACCATAAAGTTCTTAAAGTAACTCAAAACGGAGCTATCAGATGGAGGTCCTATTATTGGGTATATTTAACAAGTGCTCTAAAAGGTAAATATGTAGGAATCCAAAATCTTGGTAACGGTATTTGGAAAGTGTTTTACAGAAACGTATTTTTAGGTTTCTTTAATGAAAATGAATTAAGAAATAAAAAAACTAACATAAGGTTAGAAACTAATTTAGTGTAA
- a CDS encoding NAD(P)H-dependent oxidoreductase, giving the protein MKNVLIVNGHPDKESFNYALSDTYKKGANKTNVILTQINISELDFNPNLRFGYRKRTELEPDLIDAIEKIKKADHIVWFFPMWWYGYPALMKGFIDRVFLPGITFQPIPRKAIPEKLLKGKTARIIITADTPKWYDYLFMKSPTINQFKKGTLEFCGIRPVKVTYISPIKDSTIEFRKNWIKKIALLGENLK; this is encoded by the coding sequence ATGAAAAATGTATTAATAGTAAACGGACATCCTGATAAAGAAAGTTTTAATTATGCTTTATCTGATACTTATAAGAAAGGAGCAAATAAGACCAATGTAATATTAACTCAAATTAATATTTCAGAATTAGATTTTAATCCTAATCTAAGATTTGGATATAGAAAAAGAACCGAATTAGAACCTGATTTAATTGATGCAATAGAAAAAATAAAAAAGGCTGACCATATTGTATGGTTTTTTCCGATGTGGTGGTATGGATATCCAGCATTGATGAAAGGTTTTATTGATAGAGTGTTTCTTCCTGGAATAACATTTCAACCTATTCCTAGAAAAGCAATACCTGAAAAACTCTTAAAAGGAAAAACAGCAAGAATAATTATAACCGCTGATACACCTAAGTGGTATGATTACTTATTTATGAAAAGCCCAACTATCAATCAGTTCAAAAAAGGGACATTAGAGTTTTGCGGAATTAGACCTGTTAAAGTTACATACATCTCACCTATTAAGGACTCAACTATTGAGTTTAGAAAAAATTGGATAAAAAAAATAGCATTACTGGGTGAAAATCTAAAATAA